The following are encoded together in the Theileria orientalis strain Shintoku DNA, chromosome 1, complete genome genome:
- a CDS encoding predicted protein: MDANKDESNKCFKMAKMAMSREDYQKALKLATKANNMYPCEEYRAFMEKCSAKLSQSNSDRARDRSTSSQSNTRNRRESASGDTSSRNATAEQENLCRKIVNSKDYYETLQVAKNCSVEEIKKSYKKLALKLHPDKNPSPLASEAFKKVSTAFQCLTNPQAREEYDQYGERAPTMNQRRYQRDFVTPEQLFEAFFGMNTRSPVFTFTTARRDQQGNRGRPSLYQFVPLLVLVVVMIVTNLFSFTSPVYDYEKSTKYDKRMMTYANGVVYYVQGRSFEYNYPSKSIQRLKLEYEIDYNFFQHDCDTKKKENQRKIVSYLSSLKNPPPELYETPKSCEKLNGLRNAYTKLMQAKDVRYYL; encoded by the exons ATGGACGCAAATAAGGACGAATCGAACAAGTGCTTTAAAATGGCCAAAATGGCAATGTCCAGAGAGGACTACCAGAAG gCCCTAAAACTAGCAACGAAAGCGAATAATATGTACCCATGTGAAGAGTACAGAGCATTTATGGAAAAATGCTCAGCGAAGCTTTCTCAGTCAAATTCTGATAGAGCAAGAG ATAGATCCACTTCATCTCAGTCAAACACGCGAAATCGCAGAGAGTCAGCCTCGGGAGACACGAGTAGCAGAAACGCAACCGCAGAGCAGGAGAATCTGTGCAGGAAAATAGTTAATTCGAAAGACTACTACGAAACCCTGCAAGTTGCAAAGAACTGTTCAGTAGAGGAGATCAAGAAGAGCTACAAAAAG ctCGCTTTGAAGCTACACCCAGATAAGAACCCATCGCCTCTAGCTTCAGAAGCGTTTAAAAAGGTCTCGACGGCCTTCCAGTGCCTGACGAACCCGCAAGCAAGAGAAGAGTACGACCAGTACGGAGAACGGGCTCCGACAATGAACCAGCGCAGATACCAGCGAGATTTTGTAACGCCAGAGCAGCTGTTCGAGGCGTTTTTCGGAATGAACACAAGGTCTCCAGTGTTTACATTCACAACAGCACGCAGAGACCAACAAGG GAACCGAGGGCGTCCCTCATTGTATCAGTTTGTGCCACTGCTAGTCCTCGTCGTGGTAATGATAGTGACCAACTTGTTCTCGTTCACGTCCCCAGTATACGACTACGAAAAGAGCACAAAGTACGACAAGAGAATGATGACTTACGCAAACGGAGTTGTGTACTACGTCCAAGGAAGAAGCTTCGAGTACAACTACCCGTCGAAGTCAATACAGAGGCTAAAACTGGAGTACGAAATCGACTACAACTTCTTCCAGCACGACTGCgacacgaagaagaaggaaaatcAAAGAAAAATTGTATCATACCTCTCGTCACTGAAAAATCCTCCACCAGAGTTGTACGAGACGCCCAAGAGCTGTGAAAAACTAAACGGCCTGAGAAACGCATACACGAAGCTGATGCAAGCAAAAGATGTAAGATATTACctgtaa
- a CDS encoding uncharacterized protein (DNA/RNA helicase, C-terminal domain containing protein) translates to MINNSVILFPLNRRFFKRILTVNYYSTYISKDSNILNKFGYYTKPSSLISHSPFNFCKYKSYSIAHHLNDKRVDFTHLPLPSGYVNSLKSVGIKDLKLFQYVILKLLTDNILVNSDSTTYTNFLRLVLYNEPGLGQSMGALIPLLYIYSHKYRGSSSSHPKGSLLVLCSGNSCHKVSNLLLGIDASVKCLVLDESSAHLRDSSKIGHDFVPASKDFFSKWRTNLVLLSGVSCLLFDDFSDLEDYNVFNRNLKVIRDSKNINMSDLECSKDFHIVCLVSSLGDKFPEFSRTNLSNYALYDFKFGTKQRLISDDRTDVLKVDSDFGQAKVINLESEESLENRNIEHSICKVSKGEKYDRVAVLRNLVYAYLDLPTFMHTQALPPCLKKPTSKSKCIIFVSNRKQLTKLANTQEFSNLCVYLGRHLNVYERAKSISSFNNGSKPIMIATDNSVYGSIFEDVSHVFNFNPPKTAESYKSRAAFARKQESLCVTLYSKDQYHNLVSVIRQVVKKISVHIVPSQEYMVKHDLKWLKNFTDQMIRGNRNLVSPYLKKSEDLLSRFGESVILSCANLLLRDKAFAEDAVDSGILTNSILSGRAGFTAVVLNDVSKQCINDESDIKKLFSKYVPDSKVSSALGKCYKTEAGYIVDVSDKYIRNFIELSRDNQDVYVQVATEVPKIVLNNPHIGKVHKKGLPWNSIDADASTCSQHFVNVELVLLCSQQCSFLVLELVIIS, encoded by the exons ATGATTAACAACTCAgtcattttatttcctttaaaTCGCAGgttttttaaaagaatCCTTACCgttaattattattctaCCTATATTTCAAAGGATTCCAATATTCTAAACAAATTTGGATACTATACCAAACCTTCTTCATTGATTTCTCATTCaccatttaatttttgtaaatataaatcttATTCTATTGCACATCATCTCAATGACAAAAGGGTGGactttacacatcttcCACTGCCCTCAGGCTATGTTAATAGTTTAAAGTCTGTAGGAATCAAAGACTTAAAGCTGTTTCAATATGTAATATTGAAGTTGTTAACCGACAATATACTGGTAAATTCTGATTCAACAACATATACAAACTTCCTGAGGTtggttttatataatgAACCAGGTTTGGGTCAGTCGATGGGCGCGTTGATCCCACTGTTGTACATCTATTCTCACAAATACAGGGGTTCGTCCTCATCGCATCCCAAGGGTTCATTGCTGGTTTTGTGCTCTGGGAATAGTTGCCACAAAGTATCAAATTTACTTCTGGGAATTGACGCATCAGTGAAGTGTTTGGTACTTGATGAGTCCAGTGCTCATCTCAGGGATTCCAGTAAAATCGGACATGATTTTGTCCCAGCTTCTAAAGATTTTTTCAGCAAAT GGAGGACGAATTTGGTTCTTCTTTCAGGAGTCTCATGCCTATTATTTGACGACTTCTCAGACTTAGAGGACTATAACGTTTTCAATCGCAACTTAAAGGTCATTAGAGATTcgaaaaatattaatatgaGTGATTTGGAATGCAGTAAAGATTTTCACATTGTATGTTTGGTTAGTTCACTGGGCGATAAGTTCCCTGAGTTTTCAAGAACCAATTTGTCAAATTATGCACTCTATGACTTTAAATTCG GCACTAAGCAGAGGTTAATTTCCGACGATAGAACAGACGTGTTGAAAGTGGACTCGGATTTCGGCCAGGCAAAGGTCATCAATTTGGAGTCAGAGGAGAGCCTGGAGAATAGAAATATTGAGCACTCGATATGCAAGGTGTCGAAGGGAGAGAAGTACGACAGAGTGGCGGTGCTGAGAAACCTGGTGTACGCGTACCTGGACCTTCCCACCTTCATGCACACCCAGGCGCTGCCGCCGTGCCTCAAGAAACCGACTTCGAAGTCGAAGTGCATCATTTTCGTGTCTAACAGGAAACAGTTGACGAAGCTGGCGAACACCCAGGAGTTCTCTAACCTGTGCGTGTATCTGGGAAGGCACTTGAACGTGTATGAGCGGGCCAAATCGATCTCGTCCTTCAATAACGGCTCGAAGCCCATCATGATAGCGACAGACAACTCAGTTTATGGGTCGATCTTCGAGGATGTGTCGCACGTATTTAACTTCAATCCGCCGAAAACGGCAGAATCCTATAAATCAAGGGCCGCATTTGCGAGGAAACAGGAGTCACTGTGCGTGACACTCTATAGCAAAGACCAGTACCACAACCTCGTGTCAGTCATAAGGCAAGTTGTCAAGAAGATTTCGGTGCACATCGTGCCTTCCCAAGAGTACATGGTCAAGCACGACTTGAAATGGCTCAAAAACTTCACTGACCAGATGATAAGAGGGAACAGGAACCTGGTATCCCCGTACTTGAAGAAGTCCGAGGACCTATTGTCCAGGTTCGGGGAGTCGGTTATTTTGAGCTGCGCCAACCTCCTTCTAAGGGACAAGGCCTTTGCTGAGGATGCTGTTGACAGCGGCATACTTACGAACTCGATATTGTCTGGGAGGGCTGGCTTTACGGCTGTAGTCCTCAACGACGTTTCCAAGCAGTGCATCAACGACGAGTCCGACATCAAGAAGTTATTTTCAAAGTATGTGCCGGATTCTAAGGTAAGTTCGGCCCTGGGAAAGTGCTACAAGACGGAAGCTGGGTACATTGTTGACGTCTCGGACAAATACATTAGGAATTTCATTGAGCTGTCGAGGGACAATCAGGACGTGTACGTTCAAGTGGCCACCGAAGTGCCCAAAATCGTGCTGAATAACCCACACATCGGGAAGGTTCACAAAAAGGGGCTCCCTTGGAACTCGATAGAT GCCGATGCAAGTACCTGTTCACAAcattttgttaatgttgAACTTGTACTGTTGTGCTCACAACAatgttcatttttagtGCTAGAATTGGTTAttatttcataa
- a CDS encoding ATPase, translating to MAERLLGIRLKNIIENRNLHWPPESITKYDITCLKTETIRSKNNSEVISIEELVEELQESYQDYRRHKRAVLRSIIHSILSEYNTGDTKKRGSEHLRESEGTNEMNNSKQKMEIDEPIINLNGKIRKSYKQTPKSEKNKESKRKEANESQNQRSEDAGAEEEYMFIPETVVTTRLSDIGGIDKIKGEINNLIINPLKYPQLYKHLGVQPTKGVLLHGPPGSGKSKLAEAIAGEVGCPFFRVAATEIVTGMSGESENRLRSLFEKAKGCAPSIIFLDEIDAITPKRENTFREMEKRIVSQLGMCMDGLQDHFVIGKKGMLTCNNSNVVIGATNRQEYLDPMIRRNGRFDREISMGIPNQESRTNILKALAVNKRIGTDVDFEEIANLTPGFVGADLQSVLREAAISAISRMFETTDMDRVNEEKLKSLYITREDFVAGVSKVQPSSKREGFITIPDVTWSSIGALSELKSELEKQIVFPIKYKKLYTRFGVGVSAGVLLYGPPGCGKTLLAKAISNECKANFISVKGPEILNKYVGESEKAIRLIFQRAATSSPCIIFFDEVDSLCSTRNESNQVNERIVNQLLTEMDGIQNREYVYIIAATNRPDIIDPAIMRPGRLEKLFYVPLPNEVDRVDILKKLTTKTPLSRQIDFEYIAKHTQGFSGADLASLCREASIIAIEEIRMGMKETSKFEYKITAPEDSELRMEHFQRALSKVKPSVKQHQIDFYNSFRAKYS from the exons ATGGCCGAAAGGCTGCTAGGCATACGCCtaaagaatataatagaAAATAGGAATCTACACTGGCCACCAGAGTCGATAACGAAATACGATATTACATGTTTGAAAACAG aAACGATAAGgagtaaaaataacagtGAAGTAATTTCAATTGAAGAATTAGTGGAAGAGCTCCAGGAATCATATCAAGACTACAGAAGGCATAAAAGAGCAGTATTGAGAAGTATTATACACTCAATCTTAAGTGAATACAACAC AGGTGATACAAAGAAAAGAGGGTCCGAACACTTGAGAGAATCAGAAGGAACGAACGAAATGAATAACAGTAAACAGAAAATGGAAATAGATGAACCaataatcaatttaaacggaaaaataagaaaaagcTATAAGCAAACACCGAAATCggagaaaaataaagagaGTAAGAGGAAAGAAGCTAATGAAAGTCAGAATCAAAGGTCGGAAGATGCTGGAGCAGAAGAGGAGTATATGTTCATCCCAGAAACAGTGGTGACAACAAGGCTGAGTGACATAGGAggaatagataaaataaagggagaaataaacaatttaataataaatccACTAAAGTACCCGCAGCTGTATAAGCACCTGGGAGTGCAGCCGACGAAGGGAGTGTTACTGCACGGACCACCAGGATCAGGAAAGTCGAAGCTAGCAGAAGCAATAGCAG GAGAGGTGGGATGCCCATTCTTCAGAGTGGCAGCGACGGAGATAGTGACGGGGATGTCAGGAGAGTCGGAGAACAGACTGAGGAGCCTGTTCGAAAAGGCGAAGGGGTGCGCACCGAGCATAATATTCCTGGACGAAATAGACGCAATCACGCCGAAAAGAGAAAACACGTTCAGAGAAATGGAAAAGAGAATAGTGTCCCAACTGGGAATGTGTATGGACGGACTGCAGGACCATTTCGTAATAGGTAAGAAAGGAATGTTAACA TGCAATAATTCAAATGTAGTGATTGGAGCAACAAACAGACAGGAGTACCTGGACCCAATGATAAGAAGAAACGGACGCTTCGACAGAGAAATATCAATGGGAATACCGAACCAGGAGTCAAGAACAAACATACTAAAG GCACTGGcagtaaataaaagaatAGGAACGGACGTGGACTTCGAGGAAATAGCAAACCTAACGCCAGGGTTCGTGGGAGCAGACCTGCAGTCAGTGCTGAGAGAAGCGGCAATAAGCGCAATATCGAGAATGTTTGAAACAACAGACATG gACCGCGTAAACGAAGAAAAGTTGAAGTCGCTGTACATAACGAGAGAAGATTTCGTAGCAGGAGTGTCCAAAGTACAGCCGAGTTCGAAGAGAGAAGGCTTCATCACGATCCCAGACGTGACGTGGAGCAGCATAGGAGCACTCTCGGAGCTTAAGTCGGAGCTGGAGAAGCAAATAGTCTTCCCAATCAAGTACAAGAAGCTGTACACGAGGTTTGGAGTGGGCGTGTCGGCGGGAGTGCTGCTGTACGGGCCGCCAGGATGCGGAAAGACGCTGCTGGCAAAGGCAATTTCGAACGAGTGCAAGGCGAATTTTATATCAGTGAAAG GGCCCGAAATACTGAACAAGTACGTGGGAGAAAGCGAAAAGGCAATAAGGCTGATATTCCAGAGAGCAGCAACGAGTTCGCCATGCATAATATTCTTCGACGAAGTGGACTCACTGTGCTCAACGAGAAACGAGTCGAACCAAGTTAACGAAAGAATAGTAAACCAGCTGTTGACGGAAATGGACGGAATACAG AACCGCGAATACGTGTATATTATCGCAGCAACGAATAGACCGGACATCATTGACCCGGCGATCATGAGGCCAGGAAGGTTGGAAAAGCTGTTCTACGTGCCACTGCCAAACGAAGTCGACAGAGTGGACATACTCAAAAAACTCACAACGAAGACGCCGTTGAGCAGGCAAATCGACTTCGAATACATAGCAAAGCACACACAAGG ATTCAGCGGAGCAGATCTGGCAAGTCTGTGCAGAGAAGCAAGCATTATCGCAATAGAAGAGATAAGAATGGGAATGAAGGAGACGAGCAAGTTCGAATATAAAATCACGGCTCCAGAAGACTCGGAGCTGAGGATGGAGCATTTCCAGAGAGCACTGAGCAAAGTTAAGCCCTCAGTGAAGCAGCACCAAATAGACTTCTACAACAGCTTCAGGGCCAAATACTCGTGA
- a CDS encoding Fe/Mn superoxide dismutase, producing the protein MTFKLPPLPYGLKDLVPHLSEETLTYHYTKHHAGYVNKLNGLVKGTNLESKSLEDLLKTESGAVFNNAAQIWNHTFYWHSMSPNGGGEPKGNVRKLLEEKFGSFDNFKKEFSNVLTGHFGSGWGWLVLKSDGTPEVVQTHDAGNPLRENSGTPLLACDVWEHAYYVDYRNDRAAYVNGMLYLITHSTLAWWNLVNWDFANSNLEAPFKHS; encoded by the exons ATGACTTTCAAACTACCACCTCTTCCTTACGGACTCAAAGACTTAGTTCCTCATCTTAGTGAAGAGACTTTGACTTACCATTATACTAAGCATCACGCCGGCTACGTTAACAAATTGAACG GCCTGGTTAAGGGAACCAACTTGGAATCCAAGAGTTTAGAAG ATTTGCTAAAAACGGAGTCTGGAGCAGTTTTTAACAATGCAGCCCAGATTTGGAATCACACCTTCTACTGGCACTCTATGTCTCCAAACGGCGGCGGAGAACCAAAGGGGAACGTAAGAAAATTACTAGAAGAGAAGTTCGGTTCCTTTGACAATTTCAAGAAGGAGTTTTCAAACGTTCTTACCGGTCACTTCGGCTCCGGTTGGGGCTGGCTGGTCCTTAAGTCCGACGGAACTCCAGAAGTCGTTCAAACTCATGATGCTGGAAATCCCTTGAG GGAGAACTCTGGAACTCCTCTTCTGGCTTGCGATGTGTGGGAGCATGCTTATTACGTTGACTACAGGAACGACCGTGCAGCATACGTCAATGGtatgttatatttaattacacattcaaCTTTAGCCTGGTGGAATCTCGTCAATTGGGACTTCGCAAACTCCAATCTGGAAGCACCATTCAAACAttcataa
- a CDS encoding uncharacterized protein (DDHD domain containing protein) translates to MPKNEPYDYIFIAVHGIGTTESMLENDYKNLKNSMEFVRKYWFYNQNLKIHLRFINWKKYIVDAQNTLFDNVAIDTAKGMRKVFTLAVLDVTFYLNPRFSDYLITNVANDLNNEISSLRNHPNGLFKKAKIVILAYSMGSVILDELIRTNPDKLSNIEPSKRPVLEHKIDYFFAIGSPLSCVLEYYSPQILKTGLRFPDTPRYYNIFHPYDPIACRWEKLIYRHVSKIPKPVIAPYWQNNGFKNWYNIDQQFQYCKSLIVDNLSDVANTITKGLTSWLGSSQNSVLNQNITNSLNITFGTVTVWIHDNTVELMRKDEVKAVDTEEVTKDSARSRSEERQYENEFLSDFEVDDASCSALERLNLNTDLPIRYDYQLQEDATEHFLNPLAILQSHISYWGSRDVSFFILKEVHKKKERVPITSLLTYIESKGKNLALSTTDEALKKELLGVSEKAKKLLDQISKEDIKFKNDSVIALKNTWNLMNKSGDEDDDQPYESLISDNIEDSSVSPK, encoded by the exons ATGCCAAAGAATGAGCCGTAcgattatatttttatagcAGTTCACGGGATAGGAACGACTGAATCAATGCTAGAAAATGACTACAAAAACCTGAAGAATAGCATGGAGTTTGTGAGAAAATATTGGTTTTATAACCAGAATTTGAAGATACACCTGCGTTTTATAAACTGGAAGAAATACATAGTAGATGCGCAGAACAC ACTATTCGACAACGTGGCAATTGATACAGCCAAGGGAATGAGAAAGGTGTTCACACTAGCAGTGTTGGACGTAACGTTTTACCTGAACCCGCGGTTCTCGGATTACCTGATAACGAACGTCGCTAACGATTTAAACAATGAAATATCGTCACTAAGAAAC CACCCGAATGGGTTGTTCAAGAAGGCGAAGATAGTTATCCTAGCGTATTCAATGGGATCGGTGATATTGGATGAGTTGATAAGAACAAACCCAGATAAATTG tcGAACATAGAGCCGAGTAAAAGGCCAGTGTTGGAACATAAAATAGATTATTTCTTTGCAATAGGAAGTCCACTGTCATGCGTATTGGAGTATTATTCGCCGCAG ATTCTGAAGACGGGGTTGAGGTTCCCAGATACGCCCAGATACTATAACATATTTCACCCGTACGACCCGATAGCATGCCGCTGGGAAAAGCTGATATACAGACACGTGAGTAAAATACCGAAGCCGGTGATAGCGCCGTACTGGCAAAACAACGGATTCAAGAACTGGTACAACATAGACCAGCAGTTCCAG TACTGCAAGTCGCTGATAGTCGACAACCTCAGCGACGTGGCAAACACGATAACGAAGGGACTGACCAGCTGGCTGGGAAGTAGCCAAAACAGTGTACTGAACCAGAACATAACAAACAGCCTGAACA TAACTTTCGGAACAGTAACTGTGTGGATTCATGACAACACTGTAGAGTTGATGAGAAAGGACGAAGTGAAGGCGGTGGACACGGAAGAAGTAACTAAGGACTCGGCAAGGTCGAGATCGGAGGAGCGACAGTACGAAAACGAGTTCCTCAGCGACTTTGAAGTGGACGATGCATCGTGCAGTGCCCTGGAGAGGCTGAATTTGAATACGGACCTACCAATAAGATACGATTACCAG CTACAAGAAGACGCAACGGAGCACTTTTTAAACCCACTGGCAATACTGCAGTCGCACATAAGCTACTGGGGATCGAGAGATGTGTCGTTCTTCATACTGAAAGAAGTGcacaagaagaaggaaagagTGCCGATAACATCACTGCTGACGTACATAGAGTCGAAGGGGAAGAATCTCGCATTGTCGACGACAGATGAAGcactgaagaaggagctgttAGGAGTATCAGAGAAGGCGAAGAAGCTGTTGGACCAGATTTCAAAAGAG GACATTAAGTTTAAGAACGATAGCGTAATAGCGCTGAAAAACACATGGAATCTGATGAACAAAAGCGGAGACGAGGATGATGATCAGCCGTACGAGTCGTTAATATCAGATAACATAGAAGATTCAAGCGTATCACCAAAGTGA
- a CDS encoding uncharacterized protein (RAP domain containing protein) — protein MVVCTLSHLFQNTLRKNSHYILRINTFNYSNYIFNNFTGFLRNGQLSLIRYFASNTLHISKESPETSNFISNLNLDTGVDSFNHSSGQDSTREDANGFHHLLDCSHKRLKLSKKTLKNIKSIERLYKQPQDDYNIELNTTIDFEVPLAQQPKFAPSEGYEHVKRLVQKIYKSASDGVYNDALWSKYSKKICITASLLHPSDVCLVLYSFSKIRYKDKDLLKILFPFLIKYVSYNSCRGLSLIMNSLKRLEASNYDLIDLVVNEFCLNVDKANVQDIALVANSLSFFQVYHIKFWRSLYNSLMIRHHQIDPLQASLVLASVAKLDIRDPLLLKLLKRKLRPPIEKNELPSHLLSLVYHSLAKLDFEAKYFYGACANSFDYMVSNEKVDSQALVLFLYTSACILEPQLNVVEKSLKLLSSQADHLKSYKMIKLKYVLDHLSHKHQGFVEGLNEELKIFLKTIRDYRIKKLNKRLSRWAREVSIILKEAGVEHKRSVLFDYLYADIYIKEHNFIIKCTGPYSYYTKSSFLTKFAKIEQDTLIMKGFNVGIIPYYEWNRLKTNQDKVEYLKRFGENAALTLNDKLY, from the exons ATGGTAGTTTGTACTCTGTCGCACCTATTTCAAAATACTCTCAGAAAAAACTCCCATTATATCCTAagaataaacacatttaactacagtaattatatttttaataattttactgGATTCCTAAGAAATGGGCAGTTATCTCTCATTAGATACTTTGCATCAAATACATTGCACATATCGAAAGAATCTCCAGAAACTTCTAACtttatatcaaatttaaacttgGATACTGGAGTTGATAGTTTTAATCACAGTAGTGGACAGGATTCCACTAGGGAAGATGCCAATGGGTTCCATCACTTGTTGGACTGCTCACACAAAAGGTTAAAACTGAGTAAAAAAACATTGAAAAACATCAAATCAATTGAAAGACTGTATAAACAGCCTCAAGATGACTATAACATTGAGTTGAATACTACTATTGACTTTGAGGTTCCACTTGCTCAACAGCCTAAGTTCGCGCCTTCTGAGGGATACGAACACGTTAAAAGATTggtacaaaaaatatataaatcagCCTCGGACGGAGTCTACAACGACGCCCTGTGGAGTAAATATTCAAAGAAAATATGCATAACGGCATCACTGTTACATCCAAGCGATGTGTGCCTCGTTCTGTATTCATTTTCTAAAATCAG ATATAAGGACAAGGACCTTTTGAAGATACTTTTCCCATTCttgattaaatatgtatcCTACAATTCGTGCAGAG GTCTTTCACTGATTATGAACTCTCTGAAGAGACTTGAAGCTTCAAACTACGATTTAATTGATTTGGTAGTCAACGAG TTTTGTTTGAACGTGGATAAGGCTAACGTGCAGGATATAGCCTTGGTCGCTAATTCATTGTCGTTCTTTCAAGTCTATCACATAAA GTTTTGGAGGTCCTTGTATAATTCTCTCATGATTAGACATCACCAAATCGATCCTCTGCAAGCATCCTTGGTCTTGGCTTCTGTGGCCAAATTGGATATTAG GGACCCGTTGTTGCTTAAGCTTTTGAAGAGAAAGCTGCGACCTCCAATAGAAAAGAATGAGCTGCCTTCTCATTTACTATCGCTGGTTTATCATTCATTGGCCAAATTGGATTTTGAAGCCAAATACTTTTATGGAGCGTGTGCAAATTCATTTGACTACATGGTTTCAAAT GAAAAGGTGGACTCACAGGCCCTCGTCCTGTTCTTGTACACTTCTGCGTGTATCTTGGAACCACagttaaat GTCGTCGAAAAAAGCTTAAAATTACTTTCGTCCCAAGCTGATCATCTGAAAAGTTATAAGATGATTAAGCTCAAATATGTGCTGGATCATCTGAGCCACAAACATCAGG GTTTTGTTGAAGGGTTAAACGAAGAACTGAAGATTTTCCTTAAAACCATTAGAGACTACAGGATCAAAAAG TTGAATAAGAGGCTTTCCAGATGGGCCCGTGAAGTGTCTATAATCCTAAAGGAAGCTGGCGTAGAGCATAAAAGGAGCGTTCTATTCGACTACTTGTATGCTGacatatacattaaagAACACAATTTCATAATCAAGTGCACAG GGCCTTATAGCTACTACACGAAATCAAGTTTTTTGACAAAATTTGCTAAAATTGAGCAGGATACACTAATCATGAAG GGGTTCAACGTTGGTATTATTCCTTATTATGAGTGGAACCGGCTCAAAACGAACCAGGATAAAgtagaatatttaaaacgCTTTGGTGAAAACGCTGCTTTAACTTTGAATGATAAGTTATACTAA